DNA from Odocoileus virginianus isolate 20LAN1187 ecotype Illinois chromosome 25, Ovbor_1.2, whole genome shotgun sequence:
ctttttttaaaattccttctccTTTTGGTATACCTAGGTtgagaaaaacaatgacaacagcTACCTTTCACAGTCTGAGAATATGCCATGGGATAAAGGACACCTTTTTCCCACCAAATCTGAaataacagtctttttttttcagggtgGGAAGCAGAAAGCGGgtttggggagaggggtgggggagatggagTAAGCAAATGAAGAAGAATCCGTTTGCGAACATATGTTAATAtttagatcctttttttttttaagtgaacagttAACTagttaatgctttttttttacaaattgtctTTGATACTGTGTTTTGTTTATTCCATCCCAGAAGAAGTTAGCGGTATACAGCAAGATGCAGGACTCTCTGGAAGTCACCCTTCCCAGCAAAcaagaggaggaggatgaggatGAGGATGAGGATGAGGAGGAGAAAGACCAGCCTGCCGAGATGGAGTACCTTAACTCTCGCTGTGTCCTTTTCACTTATTTCCAGGGAGACATTGGGTCAGTAGTGGATGAACACTTCTCAAGAGCTTTGGGCCAAGCCAGCACCCTTCATCCAGAATCTGCCATTTCAAAAAGCAAGATGGGGCTAACCCCCTTATGGCGAGGTAAGAATTCCAGAGCAGATGCTCTCCAGGCCACTGGCTGTGTTTCGCAACCGTCTGTACCAGGTTCCAGCTGGAGACCTGCCCCTGGAGGACGGATATCCACtcgctttttaatttttaaggacaGCAAGGAATTTCTTTCAGACAAACAGCTGGATCAGTTTTGTCACATGTGGAATGCAGGGTTGGAAAGGATGCAGTCACACCCCTTAAATTCCTCATGGAAAGTAGTGATGCAACCGGCCTGAGTTTATAGTGGCAGGACTGAGCTGTGAAGCACCATTCCTTAAGCCCCGATGGCCCAATTTGGATCTCTAAACAATGGGCGTGCCTGGATCAGTGTTTAAAAATTAGCCCTTGCTCATTCCACTAGGTGCTATGTGGTGACATAGCAGAGATCTGAGTCTGCCCCAGGAATACAGACTTTGAAAGCCTTCTGTGTTTGCTTGATGGCTTACTCTGTCCCACTCTGTTGTGATGTTAACTCTTTGCAGTGTACAATCCAGATATCAGTGACTGTATCTGCCTGGTTtctgcgattttttttttttttaacctcagtaAAGCAAAGCAGTAGATTGGGCTTCTTCTCCTTTATTTCCCTCTCCATAGAGGTCACAGAAGTGTGTTCAAATCTGATTTCTGACTCACAGAAAATCATCAGGTGACACCTTATTTGGGATAATTACAacattagagaaaaaaacaatccaTCATTCCAATGATTGTTTTAGAGAAATGCATTATGAACATTTCTTCTGAACTCACCTGGTTCCAAGAAGAATCTAGTGAAATGGTCCTCAAAGTGTGGTTTCCAGGACTGGGAACATGAGCATCATAAGGGAACTTGATAGATATGCAAATTCTTGGGCTAAGCCCCAGatccactgaatcagaaactcagaGGTAAAGTAACCTGTGTTTTAACCAGCCCTCCCAGGGATTCAGGTGCAGGCTCAGGTTTGATAGTTGTAGATCTAGTGCTGTGAAAATCACAGATTGCCACCTCCTAACTAAGACCTTTGAATCAGATAGAGGGTCCAGAAGGAGGCTCTGGGAGTTACTGTAGCAAGTGCCCCAGGCGATCCTGTCGATGAGGAGAGGCTGGACATCTGTGTTAGGGGCAGGTGAGAGATGATGAGTGGCCCCTTCCTTCTCAGCATCATTAGAagggtttttaaaaactgtggagGGTGAAATTAGGAAAAGTTCAGTGACTTAGATGGCTTTAATAAGTGTTTGATATATCAATAATAAATGCTATCATGACAGCCAGTCCTGGGAGAGTGAGTGAAactatcagtcactcagttgtgtccaactctatgcaaccccgtggactatagtctgccaggttcctctgtccatggaattctccaggcgagaatactggattgggatgccattcctctctccaggggaaaATGCAATGCCTAATTCTTTTAGCATACTGACATATTCAGCCCAGTGACCACTGAACTTGGAATATAGGAATGAAAGTTCCAAATTACAAATAGATGTAAGAGTGATTGTCTAAAGCATCATAACCAGAATAGTTTTAAGTGAAGTGTTGTGTAAATGTAACAACTCTACAATTCAGTGTTTTCCCATAATCTGCATGACTTAATGGAGAGGACCTTTAGAAAGATGTCAAATTTTAGCGTCAAAAGGGTGGATAATGGTAGTGTTAGTATTATTAGAATTTTCTTGGCATTATCTTGAATTTTGCCTACAAATCTATCTCCTGTTTCATTCATTGACATTGACTTATGCAGCAGATATTTATTAAAGTCCTGCTATGTTCTAGGTAGTGGGAATATATCAGTGGACAGGAGAGTCTAAACTTGTACACTCATGAAGCTTTCTAAGGAGACAGACagtaaatatatcaatatattgaGATGCAAGGTATTGTTTTACCTTGTTTTATTTAGAGTGACAATAGGTGGTCtaagatttttatttcagtacATACCCAAAGGAAATAAGAGTGCTTCTCATCACACAAATATCTAGAGGAAGATTACTGAAGATAGAtgaaacagccagtgcaaaggacCTGAGGAAGGATTGAACTTGAATGTTCAATGAGAAGCCAAAATGCTggtgtaagtgaagtgaaagaaaaaggtgTAGGTAGAGACCAGAATTTTTAGAGCTTTGTAAGTTAGTTTATCAGAGCAGCACAGGCAAACACAGCATGCTCTTCAGTCTTCATCTCTCCCTCTTCAGCTAAGACTATATGTGTCCTATTTAGTTATCTCATATCATTTCCCCAATACTCAGGATAATGCATTTCTATATGAAAAATATGGAATATAAATTGAATGAGCAATTGATTAAATTAATTGAACCAAATCCATACCATGTACCCaggataagaaaacaaaaaaagtcctTAATACAGAATTTATAGTAATAAGTTGTATGAAATCTTTGGgtactgttttatttataaaataagggaTTTGAATTAAGGGATTGTTGAAATCTTTTCTCCATGAAGTTGTGATTTCAGATGTATTATTTACTATCTGATTGTAAATAAAACTTTGCCATAGTTGTGAATTGGTGTTTTTAGGTAAGTGTACATAAGTTGAATAAGATGCATAGGAAATCCACAACATAAAATTAAGGATTTAGTAACTATGTTATAGAAAAGTGTAATAGGGATTCCCATGTCTAGTGAAGAGAGttgcttaaaatatattaactGCCAAAGCAACACCAGTTTGCATAATGCTGTCTTTGGTTGAATTATGTTTGCTTGGAATTCAAGATTGGGCCTTATTATTGCCTGGTGGCAATGTTATCCTCGATGCTCGAAGTATCTCTGAGAGTAACTTCAGCTATAATGTGTATTTATTAATACACATCTCCTAGTGTTGTTGTAAAGAttttttgattatatatatatgaataatttagCATAGGGTTGATGCAATGCATTAACTGAAGGTCAGATGACTTTTCTCTCTTAAGTTAAGTTTTCACTCATTTGGCACACAGAAAACCAACCTTGTGTCTTTATTCAGAAACATTGTTTTCTGGAAGTTGGTATTCCTGACAAAAAGCACAGTGTCTTGAACATACAAGATACTGAAGGCTATTGACAATTTTGATGGCCATGGCGGTAATATTTTATGAGGAGCTGTTGACCAGCTGCGTTAAATTAAAGGGTCTAATTTATGGCATGAGGTTTTTCACAGTGCTGCACAAGTGCCACAGTGCTTCAAAGgaatttaaaattgaattatgtTTGATTGCAGAATACATTTCCACAGTAAATCTTCAGGCAAATGATAGAGTGTCAGCTAATGATGGAATCGTGGTCATACTTTGAGCTTGTATCTTGATGGACTTAGGAAAGTCCTCTTTAGGTGTTTTGTGGCTTTTCCTGTCAAAAAATTGAcaggaaatatttcttctttattaggCACATCACATGAACCACCTTATCTCCCACCATATCTTTTAATGGATTATATAGGGCTTCTCAGTTAAGTAAACCTAATGAATCTGATTGTCTCATCCCATCCAAATAGAAACATCAGCTTCAAATATGTCTATTCACTGATTTCAGTGCTTAAGTTTTATTACAgaacgtgtgtatgtgtgtgtttgtgtgtgtaggaAAAGGCAGTAGTTAAGTCAAGACATAGCCAAATAGATCACTGACTTAAAACCTATGATGGATggtaaacttgattttttttttctttttgtagttgcAAAACAAATATATTCTGCATAATTGATCTACACAGTGTCTTCTTGGAGCAACATTCTCATGAGAAAGATCTCTCAAAATGAGCATTAAACTTAGCaaaaaggaagaaggggaaggagggccTGTCTCTTGGGTCAGgtgacagagggaaggagagagttgCGCGGCCTCTCCAGGAGGCCCTTGGAAGTGATCACTGTGGGgaagtttaaaataaacactttGGAGAAAATTGAGGCCTGGTTTATCTCAGATACCTGCCTTCAAGGATTATGGGCATCTGATAGCACCCCGtgaaattctcattttacagTCACAAGGACTATTTGGAGCAACTCTAGAACAAAATAAGTGGAGGGCAATCTTTGTACATAATGGTAATGCTCAATTACTGAGTGATAGGTAACACTGGAACACATATTATTTCACCTCTGACcccccaaatttatttttatagaaagtaGAACATGAGGAAGAGAATTGTAGACTGAGGATGGAGAAGCATTGTTTTTCGCTAAGGTtaattaaaaaggtaaatattatCTTTTAGCATGGATGTTTTCAGTCAGTATTAATTCTAAGAATatgttttctggaaatttttaagATCTGAAGAACCTATTTTTCATTGTAATATAGTCTTCATTTTTGGTGggtcagacaataaagaatttgcctgcaatgccagagacctgggttcaatccctcacttgcgtagatcccctggagaagggaatggctcctcactccagtaatcttgcatggagaattctatggacagaggagtctggcggtccccagtccatagggtcacaaagaatcagacatgactgaggggctaatacttttactttcattttttttcaaaattaataaaatattttaaagaattatatgtttaattttctcttgCATAAAATGTTTACCTTTAGATCTTTTTCAGAGAAACTGAATGTTAATGTAAAATGTATCCCAGCTACTGTTAAATtgaaaagaacctcttgatgtaCCATGTTAAGCTCTTTTATGTCTCTAAGACATATTTCTGCTAAAAATCACACCAGTGAGATTACCGGATATGCACTGGGTGGGTTGTATTAGacaattttttcccccatttttgttgttgtttagaaatAGGGTATGTatgtttgtaatattttttaatccCAAATGCAAACTGAACCAACAAATATCTAGACATTTTGTACGTGTTAGATTCAGTGTGAATGTCATCCAAATATCGTGTCATTGAGCCCAAAGTCACCATAGGGTGTTAATATCACATAGTTCTGAATTGCTGGAAAGTAATATTGCATGGAAATACTGTGTGCAGTTTTTCATAAGCTTTTTCATCCAAAAAATGTGGCTGTGATTAAATACTTGTAAGCAGAGtcatgtaataaaaaaaatttacatatatatgaaataagcATACTGATTCCCAGGCATGAAACAAAGAATATCATCTGCTTCTTTGTatcaagaatttcttttttaacaatcAAGATACCAGATAGTGATTTTGAAATGTAGACTTGCCCATAAACATATTTTCTGttcaatatcttttcatttatttgtagaaTGCAACATTGTTTTCTCAAAACACTGCGTTGATCTCTGCAAACTTTATGTTAATCTCAGGAGACACACTGACTGGGAAATTACTAAGTTACCTCTAATTTGATTTTTCCCTGGCACATTTTACAGCTTTGTTCAGCCTTTATGGGGTGCGTTTTTTAGAACAGATTTCTACTTTCAATGATAACACGTTCCCTAATCacaatataatatgtaataaagaGGATAATATTTTTGTAAGGAATTTTTTCATTATTCACATTTCCTCATGCATATCCAAAATGTGCAAAcatctgcaaaataaaattaGGTCCATGGacatgaaggaaaagaaacaaaaggaaagcatCCAGGAAAATGACATATACTCTCtgtacttttgacattttaatgggAGATATTAATAAGGAGAACTCTATCTCTGGCACACACCTGTGGCTTGAGTTCAGCTGTTTTTATAATGGGATTCTGGTCCCATAAGAGATAAAACTTATGAGCAGAATGAAGGGTTTGGTACCAAAGATTGGACCTCTGAGAGCAAAGGAGCAGATTGGCGGTGGCAAAGCTGCACTATGTAATTTAAGAAGCCTTTATAAACTCTCTTATgagttttaaactttaaatgttGACAGCTTTCACTGTGAGTATGATAGAAATATTCTACAAATGTCCGTCATTTataggcttcctgggtggcgctagtagtaaagaacctgcctgccaatgcaagagacacaagagacgtgggttcaatccctgggtcaggaagatcctctggaggagggcatggcaacctactctgggtattcttgcctggagaattccatggacagagaagcctggcaggctacagtccatggggtcgcaaacagtcggaaatgactgaagcgacttagcactgcCATCATCTAAGGCAAATTGAATTTTCTTCCTACACCTTACACAATTTTCCTTCTTGTCATTAGCAGCTAGGTTTCATATGTCAGAGGAGGACAATGCTTAAATAGATCACATTTGCCCAATGCCAGTAGGCTTGACTTTAAGTGCTATTTTCTAACAGATTGTCATTGTGACAAAACTAAGTCATTCAAGTAAAACTTTGCTAGGTCTGCTGGAAGGTTTGAAGACTAGTTTGCTTTTCATCCTTTGCCTCTACAAGGCCATCATCAAGGTTTTCTCAAGGGTTTGAGATCCAGGGAGATGCTGGGCAGAAGCTAGGGGGAGACTTGAATTGAGACACTGAAAATCTGTCTGTCTGTGGATGGGGCGGATGATAGCTCTGCCGTGAGGCTgatggggagaaaggaagagcTTACAGTGTAGTGACTTAGCCTTTAGTGAcgctaaagaaagaaaatatttgaaacaaccCAGTGATATCCTAATTATGTTCATCAAATTACATATATGGAGGTTGAGTCAAGTTACTTAAAATTTCcctgaggtaaaaaaaaaaaacaaaaaaactatgtCCTGGAAGTTTATGAAGTAAGAACATGGACATGTCAGATTTCTGAATACGTTTATTTCACAATACTTCTTGGGATATCCTTCATTCCATGGAGATATCTAGCAAGGTTCTTTTATGTGGAACCCAGTATAAAAAATACTGTTGTACTGTACATGCATAACTAATGCACTAACAACTTTATCTTTATAGATAGAAATAATCCATAGGACATTTCCCAGAATGGCTAGAAGCATGGGGCCAGAAGATATTTGGAATTAAATGAGCTCAAATGCCTATTTGATTGGAAGACACTAAACCACAGACAAGCCAATAGATCACTTGGGGTCTTACAATAAGAGAGGATGATTGCTGGATGCCAGCTCTCAACCTGGGCTCTCCAGACTCCCAGGCCAGGGCTTGCTCAGTTACCTATGCCAGAGGCAACAGGCTATGGCTGGAATAGCTATCTCTGTAAACACAGATCTGACCATAACCCTTCCTAGGAACTGtactacataaaaattaatttaaaaagtaaaaataaaactctttaagCTCACTGGACCCCTCAGGATAGTACCCACATTTAGTGCATGGCTTGTAAGGCTATGAAaagccaacctagacagcatattaaaaagcagagacattactttgccaacaaaggtccatctagtcaaagctatgctatttccagtagtcatgtatggatgtgagagttggactataaaggaaactgagcactgaagaattgatgattttgaactgtggtgctggagaagactcttgagagtcccttggactgcaaggagatccagccagtccatcctaaaggaaatcagtcctgaatattcattgaaaggacagatgccgaagctgaagctccaatactttggccatctgatgcgaagaactgactgactggagaagaccctgatgctgggaaagattgaaggcagaagatgaagaagaggacagaggatgagatggctggatggcatcaccaactcaatggacatgagtttgagtaaactccaggtttggtgatggacagggaggcctggcatgctggagtccgtggggtcacaaagagttggacatgactgagcgactgaactgaactgaactgtaaggCCATACCTATGTGGGTCCTTCTTGGACCATAGTATGTTTGCCACCATCTGCCCACTGAGTCCTTTTTTGATCCCTCAAATGCTGCTTTGTGCAAGTACGTGTACTTTTGGCCTTTCTCCACATACTTTTTCATTAGCCTAAAATACTCTTCCTTAACTCTTCATGTGGCTAGCCCTCCTGACCCTTTTGATTTTGCTATTACTTTCTAAGCCAGTTTCAATGCCCTGTCTGTGTATTTCCCCTCCTGAGAGCACAATCTAAGTTACATTGCTCATGTCTGTTTACTTCTCTGTTCCCTGCCAGATGTGACTGAAGAGGACATCTGTCCAATCATCTCTAGTCACCCCATGTTTCACACATAGTAGGTCATCTATAAATGTGTCATGAACATTGAGTGGAGAAATTGAAGCAAAGCTGGGAATTGTTCTCGCTCTTGCTTATTTATCTCCAAGTGCTAGTCTTTGATATCATTACCCCCTTCTCAATATCTCCTCCAATCCATAACCCACCTGAATCTCCTCCACTCATGATTTCCACAGAATTTCCACCAAATTCTGGGTGTTCAGGTTATAGTTACAAGTGTGCTGACATGTGGCACAGTTGCAATGAGTGACAGCCATTCCTTGCCTCAACTTCCACATCTCTAAAAGACGGATAATAGTAACTACCTCATAAGTTTGGAGTGTGTATCCAATGAGATCAATCCATGAAAAGCTCCTGGCCTGTATCTGGTACTGGGTCACTGACATTAAATGTCAGTATTATTTTCAGTCCAGAAACTCCCAGACCTCTACAGAAAAACTAAGCTGGGAATACATCCTTCTTGATGTAAAGTGAGTGTTGGCAAGCATCCTTAAGTATGATCTTACTTCCGTTTGTTAGTTTTGGCATTAAAATGGTTTGAGTGAAAATTGTATTTGCCTTTAAAACAAGTTGGTAAACATTATTTGCAATTTACCTGAATCATGTCTATGGcataagctttttcttttttttaacctgtgacGTATGTACCCGTGACCTCTGCTCAGACCTAACGGCATTAAGACACACAGGAGAAAGCTAAGTTTTCCAGTCCTAGACTTGTCCACCTCAGCCTAAACAGTGACCTCCTAAACTAAGCCAGCAACGCTAGGGACTCGTTCATCATCTGGGCCACCGTGCACTGGCTTGGCGTGAAACCTCACTATCTGGTATCATTCACCTCTGTGTGGGGGAGAAAAAGAGTGCATACTCATTAGCTTGCTTGAAAATACTGGACAAGTAGACGCAAGTCCATCCCAGAACGGAATCTTAtgtaaataatgttatttttctgtcttctcagaCAGCTCAGCTCTGTCAAGCCAGCGGACTAGTTTCCCGACTTCCTTTTGGACCAGCTCTTACCAGCCCCCACCCGCACCCTGTCTGGGGGGCGTTCATCCTGACTTCCAGGTCACGGCACCCCCGGGCAGCTTCGCGGCCGCCGACCCCAGCCCCTGGCCGGGCCACGGGCTGCACCAGACTGGCTCCGGCCCCGCACCGCCCGCGTCGGAGCCCTGGCCCTACCCGCTGGCTTCTCAGGTGAGCCCGTCCTACGGCCACGTGCACGACGTGTACCTGCGGCCCCACCCCCCGCACGCGCACCGccgccatcaccaccatcaccatcaccacctcccggcgGCGGGCTCCGCGCTGGAGCCGCCTTACGGGCCCCTGCTGATGCCCTCCGTGCGCGCGGCCCGGATCGCCGCGCCCCCGTGTGACGTCACGAAGGCCGATCCCGCGACCGTCACCTCCGCTACCTCAGCGTGGGCCGGAGCCTTCCACGGAGCCCTGGACGTGGTGCCGAGTGTGGGCTTTGACGCAGGTGAGCCCGGCGCTTTCCTCCTTTCCGTAAAGAAGGAAAATCCCTGAAACGAATCGTTGAAAATGGAggatgttttaaacattttgaaaaaaaaaaaatttttttttctcttacatagAAAGTTAAACTTTGTCCATATGGTTTTCAATTCGCCGTCTTTGCAACGATTCCTGCATTCCTGCAGAAATGGGTGTGACTACCCGAGAGAGGTCTCAGAGCTTTTCTCCCATTTCTTAAGCTAGTAATCTGTTTATTTGAATTGGAATCTCTGGTACCTTATGTTCACAAAGATTTAAGCACCTTGATTAAATCTCCCATGCCTCTGTACTCTCTAAGGGTGATGTGTAATGCCAGACCATTCAGAAATAGTATGTTTCAATaattttcccttctccctttttgTCAGACCTTATTTATGATTTATAAACCAAACTGCTTTCTGAAATGCAATTCATGGAATATAATCATGGTCTTTGAAAAGAATtaggaaatgaattttaaaggaatggatttctcttctcttcctacctctttctttccttttcatttgtcttttgttatttccctccttccctcctttccttccttcctcctcctcctctttcctttttgtctctctcttattTTAAAGCATCAAACTTAAGAGGCTACTCCAAAGTTTATATTCAATAGATTTGGGGAAGAAATAACGGTAAAGGAAATATTTCTTCAAAGTACATTCAGCTCCTCTCTGGAATTCACTAGTTCTGAAAGCCATGGTGTCAAAATGCTTGAGCTTGGTTTTTTGACCAGACTACTCATATTAATAGTGTTATTAGTTCCAGGTTCACAAAAGTCACAAACATCAGAGGctaaaaaaacaaatcaagtcTGTGATTATATCCCCAGAAACTACATTCTAAAGTCAGCCACCACCACTTCCAATCCCAGGTTCTTTTCTGAGAATCCCTTGTGAAACATTAGGACTTTCTTTCCAGAGTTTTAAGGAAacacacttttttattttttataaattttaatcattttccttattttccctTGCAGTGAGAGAACTCACTTTTTTCATAGTATTCCTTAGTTTCCCTTTTAGTGTAGTTGTTCattcactgagtcgtgtctgactctttgtgacactgtggactgcagcatgctaagtTCCTCTGTCCCGCACCACACcgcctccctgagtttgctcaaattcttgtctattgagtcagttatgctaaccatctcatcctttgccaccccctactccttttgcctttggtcttcccatcattagggtcttttccagtgagtcagctcttcccacctaagtggccagggtattggagcttctgcttcagcatcagccctcccTTATTCTTTGCGTGTttttcagtcgctcggtcatgtccagctctttgtgaccccatgaactgcagcacaccaagctttcctgtcctttactatctcccagagtttgctcaaactcatatccattgagtcagtgatgctatctaaccatctcaatctctgctGGCTCCTCCTCTTGTGCCCCATCTTTCagatcatcagagtcttttccaatgggtcggctctttgcatcaggtggcaaaagtattggaacttcaccttcagcatcggtccttccaatgaatattcagggttgatttcctttaggattgactggtttgaactccttgctgtccaagggaccctcaaatcttctccagcacaacaatttgaaaggatcaattctttggtacttgGTCTTCGTTatggtctgggcttcccaggtagtggcagtcataaagaacctgccttccaatgctggagacataagacaGATTTGATCCcgggattgggaagataccctggaggaggaaatggcagtctacttcagtattcttgcctagaggattccgtggacggaggagcctggcaggctatagtccgtagggtcacaaagagtcgaacaagactgaagcaatttaACACAGCTCAcacttctttatggttcagtgCTGACatctcatctgtacatgactactggaaa
Protein-coding regions in this window:
- the VGLL3 gene encoding transcription cofactor vestigial-like protein 3 isoform X1; the encoded protein is MSCAEVMYHPQPYGAPQYLPNPVAAATCPTACYHPAPQPGQQKKLAVYSKMQDSLEVTLPSKQEEEDEDEDEDEEEKDQPAEMEYLNSRCVLFTYFQGDIGSVVDEHFSRALGQASTLHPESAISKSKMGLTPLWRDSSALSSQRTSFPTSFWTSSYQPPPAPCLGGVHPDFQVTAPPGSFAAADPSPWPGHGLHQTGSGPAPPASEPWPYPLASQVSPSYGHVHDVYLRPHPPHAHRRHHHHHHHHLPAAGSALEPPYGPLLMPSVRAARIAAPPCDVTKADPATVTSATSAWAGAFHGALDVVPSVGFDAGEPGAFLLSVKKENP
- the VGLL3 gene encoding transcription cofactor vestigial-like protein 3 isoform X2, whose protein sequence is MSCAEVMYHPQPYGAPQYLPNPVAAATCPTACYHPAPQPGQQKKLAVYSKMQDSLEVTLPSKQEEEDEDEDEDEEEKDQPAEMEYLNSRCVLFTYFQGDIGSVVDEHFSRALGQASTLHPESAISKSKMGLTPLWRDSSALSSQRTSFPTSFWTSSYQPPPAPCLGGVHPDFQVTAPPGSFAAADPSPWPGHGLHQTGSGPAPPASEPWPYPLASQVSPSYGHVHDVYLRPHPPHAHRRHHHHHHHHLPAAGSALEPPYGPLLMPSVRAARIAAPPCDVTKADPATVTSATSAWAGAFHGALDVVPSVGFDAGLQHQDKGKESPWY
- the VGLL3 gene encoding transcription cofactor vestigial-like protein 3 isoform X3 encodes the protein MSCAEVMYHPQPYGAPQYLPNPVAAATCPTACYHPAPQPGQQKLAVYSKMQDSLEVTLPSKQEEEDEDEDEDEEEKDQPAEMEYLNSRCVLFTYFQGDIGSVVDEHFSRALGQASTLHPESAISKSKMGLTPLWRDSSALSSQRTSFPTSFWTSSYQPPPAPCLGGVHPDFQVTAPPGSFAAADPSPWPGHGLHQTGSGPAPPASEPWPYPLASQVSPSYGHVHDVYLRPHPPHAHRRHHHHHHHHLPAAGSALEPPYGPLLMPSVRAARIAAPPCDVTKADPATVTSATSAWAGAFHGALDVVPSVGFDAGEPGAFLLSVKKENP
- the VGLL3 gene encoding transcription cofactor vestigial-like protein 3 isoform X4; this encodes MSCAEVMYHPQPYGAPQYLPNPVAAATCPTACYHPAPQPGQQGDIGSVVDEHFSRALGQASTLHPESAISKSKMGLTPLWRDSSALSSQRTSFPTSFWTSSYQPPPAPCLGGVHPDFQVTAPPGSFAAADPSPWPGHGLHQTGSGPAPPASEPWPYPLASQVSPSYGHVHDVYLRPHPPHAHRRHHHHHHHHLPAAGSALEPPYGPLLMPSVRAARIAAPPCDVTKADPATVTSATSAWAGAFHGALDVVPSVGFDAGEPGAFLLSVKKENP